In Planococcus citri chromosome 4, ihPlaCitr1.1, whole genome shotgun sequence, the genomic window ctgtaatgtataaaaaatttggCACATTGTTTTTACATTTAAACGCCTACGCTAAATTATAATTTAACAAATAATTAGAACCTAGTAATCATCACATGGTTTATAAACGAGCTAATACGTTGGCGAATTTCCACTTATTCGGAGATCATCACTTTTGCACGCTTTTCAATCgttacctatctattttaaTCCCATTTTTTAGAATCTAAGTGCCATATTTATAAACGTTACAATGGGAACTGCTCGGTCAAGTTGCGgatttctcttcaatttttctaacgaatgaaaaatttcaatgaatacTTCAGAATCCGATCTCCCAATTTAATGataaatccaattttgaaaattcaatcatgactggaaaattaacttgaaaattcatgacTTAGCTAAGCAATTCCTATAAGTAACGTTTATAAATATGACCCCAAATATACTCGATGAGTCGAGGAATATTTTTCTAACTCTCTAACAAACACAAAACACATTTTACAAACTATGATGTAGGTATGTGAAATGTCATACCAACAATGATTTTTAATCATATCGTTGTAGTAGCACGATTAATCAAATCTTACCAACTACGACAAAATTTAAGTAGAATAACGTTTTTTGGGTGGAAATTCGCCAAtaattaaacaagaaaaaaaaacataaaaaagggaaaagagCTATAAGGCAATAATTTACAACAATTTATTTACAAGATGGACGGAAATGATGGgtaaatgaaacattttcgagcttaaaacgaaaaataaaaaaaaaaacaataaattaattaaaaaatataaacaaaaaaaaacgcaaaaaaataatacggaTTATTTTTCTTATCGTATACGATGTAATACTGAGAATACATCTTTCCTATAGATGGAATAGGGAAGAAAGTGGTAAAAATTATAACTCGtgtgtttagaaaaaaaaaaaaaaatgaataaaaaaaacaacaaacgcTGACCTTAATTATTACCTTAAACGATAAAATTGAAAGTGCTCGCTTAAAACAAATACGCAGCACTTACGACCGCAGCAACGGTTAAAATATCGTAAAACATTATCAATACATCGATATCTTACTAATTATATAGGTTTTTCTTCGCAATAAACAGTgatgcataaaattttattgtcttGGAGACTGAAATTTTACAGCTATATTTCTACACGTTCGAAATGACTAAAGGAAAGGGGATAAAGGGATAGacaaaaacacacacacacacacacacacacacacacacacagaggAAAAGAATATAGGGAGGTGGCTCACAATACGTGTAAATTACATATATGAACACAGAAAACAAAATTCACAGCTTTCTCATTTTACGTCGACCGACAAATTAAGATATACCTAATCGAAACTCTATACAGCTGTACTTTGCGTTTGGATGCGTACTTTTTTCATCGTATCTCTAGGGAAAGTAGGAGAAGATCCGCTAAAACCAGGATTATGGATACCCAAGCTAGGATCGGTGGATACTCGGGGTTTTTTCAAACTAGACCTTAGCGGACTCTTTGTCAGTGATGGAGCAGTTGTggatccatttgatgaaaacgTCGTCGACATTGATATCGTGCTGCCATTAGCACCACTCATCGATGAATATGGTTTACCGCTAGCATTAGTGACTGCAACTCCTGTGGCAAAAATGACAGATAATAGATTAGCATGACGAAGCAAACTGAGATCATTGTATgagaagttgaaattgaaagtcCAACCTGTACGCTTTTTCTCCCGAAAACCAGGATTGTTGAAAGTTGTAGCATCGACTCCAGTCGGATCTCGAACGGTCGTAGGATCGCCATTACTTTTCCTCGAGAATATCAAATCGTACAGAGCGgtaataaacaataaaaaattaataactatgAGACCGAcctgaaaacaaaacaataatttcattAACCGTAAAACTGTAAAGTCGCAGAATTTAAATCGCGAAATATCGTAAATGAGCAGTAATTATTATACTAGGTACCTGCAAGTAGAAAGACTCTCCTCTAGTAACATGGTAACTGTTCTCTTTGTCGTCGGTTTGCAACGAAAATAGTACTCCGACGATTATTGCATCGATCGCTGAAAACACATTATAACGATAGATATTACCAGTCAAATAGGTGAACGATAATTCCAATTTGGAAAAGGTCTCGACCTCGAGGGTCAACTGCCAACTTACCAGTAACAATTGATACTACGAATTTGGTCATAACGGCGTCTTTGAACTTCATGACCACTTTGTCACGAGATACCACCATCGCCAAGTGCAGCACATTTAGAACGCAGAAGGCAGCCGAAAAGATGACGCCGAGAATGGCGAAGTAGCCGGCTATTCTGACTGCGGCtgcaacaaataaaaaatttttcattaataattgaTCGAGaaacatgtacctacataaaatggaaaatgaaaatgcataTTAGTATGATAAAGTGGTAGTCTCAAACGCAAAACTTTCGACATTAtgagattaaaaaattcatcaaaaaccaaaaaatcaatttcagcagttGAAAATCGGGATATGGGGGtatttgaggtcctctttcgaCCTATCTCAGTTTTGTTCCAATCGGAGATTCTGGATTCAAGAAGTTACCTTCCAGGCTAATTCGCCAAACTTTGCTCTTTCACAACTTCCTGTAGACTAACTAGCCATATAAATATGTAATTAAGGTtcattttgacagattttcgaaaaattttggtaaactggaatttccaaaaatgtgctgtaggctccaaaacaactcaaATCTGTTTCCAATCTATATACGAGTTTGAAAGTGAAATAAATACCAAATTCCACTTTTCTGCATAGTTCAGtagtgcattttttaaaaggaaattgggatattaaaaattttgctggGGACTCCAGAAATGTTTAGAGCGACTCGAAACAgcttttaattgatttttggaggagggggaggcacaaaaatgggatatatgtcaaatttttgttttatagcTTGATcaggtaaaatttgattttttttcatatttggcccaaattttatcataaaaaattccccaaaattcGAGAAACGACCCTCAACATTTGACATTTTGGCTGGTggagtcatttttaaaaaaaattatcttgccaataaatttttgcattcctATTAtgtctgattttcaaaatttgagggaaaaaaatgataaattctcaaaagtcaaaactgcgtcaaaattttagaatttggtaaaaattggcgaatttttgaaatcacttgaTGTTACAACATTTCGTTCGATTTTGTAGGCAAAAATGTTTATAGATTGTGTAGTCAgacatcagaaaattttgaaagacattttttcaatattttccatttctggaaagggtgtcaaaatttgtaaatgtttcaacatttttgtgtgtttt contains:
- the LOC135842436 gene encoding uncharacterized protein LOC135842436 isoform X1, which gives rise to MPDCIKNRALYSTCVTVLAFIGFAIATAATILPLWGYFVNPSTSYGNLQGDRGHFGPWQICKEAYHGKTKCGDTVTRFQPVAAVRIAGYFAILGVIFSAAFCVLNVLHLAMVVSRDKVVMKFKDAVMTKFVVSIVTAIDAIIVGVLFSLQTDDKENSYHVTRGESFYLQVGLIVINFLLFITALYDLIFSRKSNGDPTTVRDPTGVDATTFNNPGFREKKRTGWTFNFNFSYNDLSLLRHANLLSVIFATGVAVTNASGKPYSSMSGANGSTISMSTTFSSNGSTTAPSLTKSPLRSSLKKPRVSTDPSLGIHNPGFSGSSPTFPRDTMKKVRIQTQSTAV
- the LOC135842436 gene encoding uncharacterized protein LOC135842436 isoform X2, with protein sequence MPDCIKNRALYSTCVTVLAFIGFAIATAATILPLWGYFVNPSTSYGNLQGDRGHFGPWQICKEAYHGKTKCGDTVTRFQPVAAVRIAGYFAILGVIFSAAFCVLNVLHLAMVVSRDKVVMKFKDAVMTKFVVSIVTAIDAIIVGVLFSLQTDDKENSYHVTRGESFYLQVGLIVINFLLFITALYDLIFSRKSNGDPTTVRDPTGVDATTFNNPGFREKKRTGVAVTNASGKPYSSMSGANGSTISMSTTFSSNGSTTAPSLTKSPLRSSLKKPRVSTDPSLGIHNPGFSGSSPTFPRDTMKKVRIQTQSTAV